One window from the genome of Salisaeta longa DSM 21114 encodes:
- a CDS encoding LexA family protein, whose product MGRKKLTAKQHEFLQYLIDFVDDHEVWPTYQAIIDHFQYRSPNSVTQNLKALHRKGHLIRDEQHGYQLAPRYQGSAEPGIPIRGIISAGTLQEAVEADLGTITLDVLFPHLDRMFAIRVSGQSMKGADIHDGDYVLLIDDDIPNGGIGAVLYDGETSLKRVYHDDVDGLRLEPANPDYDDIHICPDVFEEVRVLGRYVGHVSDRGIFKRSA is encoded by the coding sequence ATGGGACGCAAAAAGCTCACGGCCAAGCAACATGAGTTTCTGCAGTACCTCATCGACTTCGTGGACGACCACGAGGTGTGGCCGACCTACCAAGCCATCATCGACCACTTTCAGTACCGGTCGCCGAACAGCGTCACGCAAAACCTGAAAGCCCTGCACCGCAAGGGGCATCTTATCCGCGACGAGCAGCACGGCTACCAGCTGGCGCCGCGCTACCAGGGTTCCGCTGAACCCGGCATTCCCATCCGCGGCATCATCTCGGCGGGCACGTTGCAAGAAGCCGTCGAGGCCGACCTAGGCACCATCACGCTGGACGTCCTCTTCCCGCATCTTGACCGCATGTTCGCCATCCGCGTCTCGGGGCAATCCATGAAAGGCGCCGACATCCACGATGGCGACTACGTGCTGCTCATTGACGATGACATCCCCAACGGCGGCATTGGGGCCGTGTTGTATGACGGCGAAACGTCACTCAAGCGCGTGTACCATGACGATGTGGATGGCCTGCGGCTCGAACCGGCCAATCCCGACTATGACGACATTCACATCTGCCCGGATGTGTTTGAGGAGGTGCGCGTCTTGGGCCGCTACGTGGGCCACGTAAGCGACCGGGGCATCTTCAAGCGATCGGCGTGA
- a CDS encoding sensor histidine kinase gives MIDVDNASKQQLRGEVERLHEALQASRDANDELRKRLTAAPVSPAVLHAVPDGLLLLDAHAGTIRFANARAGRLLGRSDPSELQGATLSQVVADDERSRLMQQWAADGAEETPAFSEYRFPAAPAQRLALAFVHLPNDPSQTLAVLRDRATQHQLAETLAETLNLFDTAFHLGPAALMIVEMKTGAIMEVSDRLTELTGYTAHQLVGQRIADVEGGLPATERLRLVAHLQQEGSFQDYELVLPCKTGAPRTVLCSARQAELNGVSCALIGFADVTARKEATAALRESRDLFQKVFRTSPAPVGICRLADGQYLDVNDAMCTALGYSRSELTHTPADELGLWADPSRRETLKNRLAEESAVRDFEAQFRTAAGDTVTMLCSFQRIRLRDEPCVLTVMTDITRRTEARAALVEAKEKAEEVARFRSAVLSNMTHEMRTPLTVILGFTSMLREGVPDKYRRFIRLIERSGRRLHLTLDSLLDLAQLEADALDLSLKTHAVSEAVHGLTESLVHMVEAQGLDFTLETPDERVYARLDYELFGRVLHHLVDNAVKFTSEGEVAICVDATADTVSIEVTDTGCGIDASFLPRIFDAFSQESEGLARTHQGSGLGLTVSKRLVEKMNGTLEIDSVQGRGTTIRVLLPRVARVT, from the coding sequence ATGATTGATGTAGACAACGCATCGAAGCAGCAGTTGCGTGGCGAAGTAGAGCGGCTGCACGAGGCGTTACAAGCGTCGCGCGATGCGAACGACGAATTGCGGAAGCGCCTCACGGCAGCTCCGGTGTCACCGGCGGTGCTGCACGCAGTGCCCGATGGCCTGTTGTTGCTCGACGCCCACGCGGGCACCATCCGGTTTGCGAACGCGAGGGCCGGGCGCCTGCTGGGGCGCAGCGACCCGTCGGAGCTGCAGGGGGCCACCCTCTCGCAGGTTGTGGCCGACGACGAGCGCTCCCGCCTCATGCAGCAGTGGGCGGCGGATGGGGCCGAGGAGACGCCTGCGTTCTCCGAATATCGGTTCCCCGCAGCGCCGGCGCAGCGGCTCGCCCTTGCGTTTGTGCACCTGCCTAACGACCCGTCGCAGACGCTCGCGGTGTTGCGCGATCGGGCAACGCAGCATCAGCTTGCCGAAACGCTTGCCGAAACGCTCAACCTCTTCGACACCGCCTTCCACTTAGGGCCGGCGGCGCTCATGATCGTGGAGATGAAGACGGGAGCCATCATGGAAGTGAGCGATCGGCTCACGGAGCTTACGGGCTACACGGCGCATCAGTTGGTGGGGCAGCGCATTGCCGACGTTGAGGGCGGGCTACCGGCGACGGAGCGCCTGCGCCTTGTAGCGCACCTGCAACAGGAAGGCAGCTTCCAGGATTACGAGCTCGTGCTCCCGTGCAAGACGGGCGCGCCGCGGACGGTGCTGTGCAGCGCTCGTCAGGCAGAGCTAAACGGCGTGTCGTGCGCGCTGATTGGGTTTGCGGATGTGACCGCACGCAAGGAGGCCACCGCGGCGCTCCGCGAAAGCCGCGACCTGTTCCAAAAGGTGTTTCGAACCAGCCCCGCCCCGGTGGGCATCTGCCGCCTGGCAGACGGGCAGTACCTCGACGTGAACGACGCGATGTGCACGGCGCTCGGCTACAGCCGCTCGGAGCTTACCCACACGCCGGCCGATGAATTGGGGCTGTGGGCCGATCCGTCCCGCCGCGAAACCCTCAAAAATCGTCTCGCTGAGGAGTCGGCGGTGCGAGACTTTGAGGCACAGTTTCGGACAGCAGCCGGCGACACGGTGACCATGCTCTGCTCCTTTCAGCGGATTCGCCTGCGCGATGAGCCGTGCGTGCTTACGGTGATGACGGACATCACGCGCCGCACCGAAGCCCGCGCGGCCCTCGTGGAGGCAAAGGAAAAGGCCGAGGAGGTGGCGCGGTTTCGCTCGGCGGTGCTCTCAAACATGACCCACGAAATGCGCACGCCGCTCACGGTCATCCTCGGGTTTACGTCGATGCTGCGCGAGGGCGTGCCCGACAAGTACCGGCGCTTCATCCGGCTCATTGAGCGCAGCGGGCGGCGCCTGCACCTCACCCTCGATTCGCTGCTCGACCTGGCGCAACTGGAAGCGGATGCGCTGGATCTGTCGCTGAAGACGCATGCTGTATCCGAAGCCGTGCACGGCCTCACCGAGAGCCTCGTGCACATGGTCGAGGCGCAAGGCCTCGACTTCACGCTCGAAACGCCCGACGAGCGCGTCTATGCGCGCCTCGATTATGAGCTGTTCGGGCGGGTGTTGCATCACCTCGTCGACAACGCAGTCAAGTTTACGTCCGAGGGCGAGGTGGCCATTTGTGTAGACGCGACCGCCGACACGGTGTCCATTGAGGTGACCGATACGGGCTGCGGCATCGACGCGTCGTTCTTGCCGCGTATCTTCGATGCCTTCTCGCAAGAAAGCGAGGGCCTCGCGCGCACCCACCAGGGTAGCGGACTGGGCCTTACGGTGTCAAAGCGCCTCGTCGAGAAGATGAACGGGACGCTAGAAATTGACAGCGTGCAGGGCCGGGGCACCACCATTCGTGTGCTGCTGCCGCGCGTGGCCCGCGTGACGTGA
- a CDS encoding acetoin utilization protein AcuC — protein sequence MFVYHSRYDRYDFGADHPFSPKRQAMLFSLLEALGHPVDLTAPSVATRADVARVHDAAFIDAVAAASRGEATPQAKAYGLDTMDVPLFEGMDAAARGLVGGTLFGARCILEGRAARVLQCGGGLHHAQRAMASGFCVYSDLSVAIHALRDAGERVAYIDIDVHHGDGVQALHYEDPGVLALSLHESGRYLFPGTGGVHEVGVGAGEGTTLNVPLEPFTEDESYIETFERVVPFALERFQPDVLVVQCGADAHFSDPLADMLLTTRAYETIFAQLVDLADEHTQGRALFTLGGGYQPEATARIWALLVGALCAVELPNDIPGVWRQQWSSDTHGLPSETLRDPADKTFDVPRRASINEQNARASKRVLELVAPYWY from the coding sequence TTTCTCCCTGCTGGAGGCGCTGGGGCATCCCGTGGACCTTACGGCACCTTCCGTGGCGACGCGAGCGGACGTGGCCCGCGTGCATGACGCGGCGTTCATCGACGCCGTGGCGGCGGCCTCGCGGGGCGAGGCGACCCCGCAGGCCAAAGCGTATGGCCTCGACACGATGGACGTGCCGCTGTTTGAAGGGATGGATGCAGCGGCCCGCGGGCTGGTGGGCGGCACCCTCTTCGGCGCGCGATGCATCTTGGAAGGCCGCGCGGCCCGCGTGCTTCAGTGCGGCGGCGGCCTCCATCATGCCCAGCGGGCGATGGCATCGGGGTTTTGCGTGTACAGCGACCTGTCGGTGGCCATTCACGCGCTTCGGGACGCCGGAGAGCGGGTGGCGTACATCGACATCGACGTGCATCATGGCGACGGCGTGCAAGCCCTTCACTACGAGGATCCGGGCGTGCTGGCTCTGAGCTTGCATGAGTCGGGGCGGTACCTCTTTCCCGGCACGGGGGGCGTGCATGAAGTGGGCGTCGGGGCGGGCGAAGGCACCACGCTGAACGTTCCGTTAGAGCCGTTTACCGAAGACGAAAGCTACATCGAGACGTTCGAGCGCGTCGTACCCTTTGCCCTTGAGCGCTTTCAACCCGATGTGCTGGTGGTGCAATGCGGCGCCGATGCGCACTTCAGCGATCCGCTAGCCGATATGCTGCTCACCACCCGCGCGTACGAGACAATCTTTGCGCAGCTGGTGGATCTGGCCGACGAGCACACGCAGGGACGGGCGCTGTTTACACTAGGCGGCGGGTATCAGCCGGAGGCCACCGCGCGGATCTGGGCGCTGCTTGTTGGGGCGCTGTGTGCCGTGGAGCTCCCCAACGACATCCCGGGCGTATGGCGGCAGCAGTGGAGTAGCGACACGCACGGCTTGCCGTCCGAGACGCTGCGCGATCCCGCAGACAAAACGTTCGATGTCCCCCGGCGCGCGTCCATCAACGAGCAAAATGCGCGGGCGAGCAAGCGCGTGCTCGAGCTGGTGGCGCCCTACTGGTATTGA